In the genome of Notamacropus eugenii isolate mMacEug1 chromosome 5, mMacEug1.pri_v2, whole genome shotgun sequence, one region contains:
- the LOC140507612 gene encoding olfactory receptor 51F1-like has protein sequence MLALPNTTAISLTFFLTGIPGLEDIHMWVSIPFCCLYVISLSGNSMILFVIIAKQNLHEPMYYFLFMLSATDMCLSLSTLPTNLGVFWFSAREITLDSCISQLFFIHFLTIMESSVLLAMSFDRFIAICDPLRYVTILTPVRIIQCGLMMVLRGALVMIPVILLLKRLLFCNNNILSHSYCYHPDVIKHSCSNTKANSIYGLIAILLTFGLDAPLIVLSYVLIIHSVLNIASPQERHKAFSTCVSHIGAISIFYIPLISLSSIHRWGHKVPPYVHTLISNAFLLLPPVLNPIIYSIKTKHIRKVILNIFE, from the coding sequence ATGTTGGCATTGCCAAACACCACAGCCATATCTCTGACCTTCTTTCTAACAGGAATTCCAGGACTAGAAGATATTCATATGTGGGTCTCCATTCCTTTTTGTTGTCTCTATGTAATTTCTCTCTCAGGAAACAGCATGATCCTGTTTGTCATTATTGCTAAACAGAATCTGCATGAGCCCATGTATTATTTTCTATTCATGCTGTCAGCCACCGACATGTGCTTGTCCCTATCCACACTACCCACAAACTTGGGTGTTTTTTGGTTCAGTGCTCGAGAGATCACTTTAGATTCTTGCatcagtcaattgtttttcattcattttctaacCATCATGGAGTCCTCAGTTTTGTTGGCCATGTCCTTTGACCGCTTTATTGCTATTTGTGACCCACTCAGATATGTTACAATCTTAACTCCAGTCAGGATTATCCAATGTGGACTGATGATGGTACTAAGAGGTGCTCTTGTTATGATTCCAGTGATCCTGCTTCTTAAACGTCTGTTATTCTGCAACAATAATATCCTTTCTCACTCTTATTGTTACCACCCTGATGTGATAAAACACTCTTGTTCAAATACCAAGGCCAACAGTATATATGGTTTAATTGCAATATTGTTAACATTTGGCTTGGATGCTCCTTTGATTGTCCTTTCCTATGTTCTAATCATTCATTCTGTGCTTAACATTGCATCACCACAGGAGCGTCATAAAGCCTTCAGCACCTGTGTTTCTCATATTGGTGCCATTTCTATCTTCTATATACCCCTTATCAGCCTGTCCAGTATCCATAGGTGGGGTCATAAGGTACCTCCATATGTTCACACCTTGATATCTAATGCTTTTCTTCTTCTGCCACCTGTTCTGAACCCAATTATCTATAGTATCAAAACCAAGCATATCCGCAAAgtcattcttaacatttttgagTAA